A window of the Chanodichthys erythropterus isolate Z2021 chromosome 21, ASM2448905v1, whole genome shotgun sequence genome harbors these coding sequences:
- the smpd2b gene encoding sphingomyelin phosphodiesterase 2, translated as MTTSAPIRLRVFSLNCWGIRYLSKNCIERFVLIGDLLNQEQLDIALLQEVWCEKDFLFLKKKLGSVYPYSHHFKSGFIGSGLAVFSRHRIHDAFLYRYSLNGYPYMAQHGDWFGGKAVGKVLLNISGLTVHVFVTHLHAEYCREKDSYLPHRVVQAWELQQFIRHTSAGADVVILGGDLNMHPDDLGTRLLRNYTGLLDSFSEAAKFDGCEEGFTHISENPFTHTDGLVPFGGGVRIDYILFKGSGEVDVSCESLSTTKGPVPGQPFPYSDHEALTAEFLFTPTKKGNGCSEREFGCVSDKLPELINTVNEARTEVKVGLHCSERMRHTAARTGIMGLVLLVLELAIAAVPLFALGAEQPFPKASFYLLGALCFAVLLSTLMLYIFYSIEVKALQGTEDQMRLALSSLHEQIKESPKVLSSDHLQNPLDSKDSVHL; from the exons ATGACGACCTCAGCACCAATCAGATTACGTGTTTTCTCTCTCAACTGCTG GGGGATCAGATACCTCAGTAAGAACTGCATAGAGCGATTTGTTCTGATCGGAGACCTGCTGAATCAGGAACAGCTTGATATAGCGTTACTGCAGGAG GTCTGGTGCGAGAAAGACTTCCTGTTTTTAAAGAAGAAGCTTGGCAGTGTCTATCCGTATTCACATCATTTTAAAAG TGGATTTATAGGGAGCGGATTGGCCGTCTTTTCCAGACATCGAATCCATGATGCCTTTTTGTACAGATACTCATTAAATGGATATCCATACATG GCACAACATGGCGACTGGTTTGGTGGCAAGGCCGTCGGGAAGGTCTTGCTTAACATCAGTGGGCTGACTGTTCATGTCTTTGTAACTCAT CTGCATGCAGAATATTGCAGAGAGAAAGATTCATATCTCCCGCACCGAGTGGTTCAAGCCTGGGAGCTGCAGCAGTTCATAAG GCATACTAGTGCTGGAGCGGATGTGGTGATTCTGGGTGGAGATCTGAACATGCACCCGGACGATCTCGGTACCAGACTGCTGAGAAACTACACTGGACTACTGGATAGCTTCAGTGAGGCCGCCAAGTTTGAC GGATGTGAGGAAGGATTCACCCATATATCTGAAAACCCTTTCACACACACGGATGGTCTCGTTCCATTTGGGGGAGGAGTTCGGATAGACTACATCCTGTTCAAG GGATCAGGGGAAGTAGATGTGAGCTGTGAGTCTTTGTCCACCACTAAAGGTCCAGTTCCTGGACAGCCTTTTCCTTACTCTGACCATGAAGCTCTCACTGCCGAGTTCCTGTTTACACCAACTAAAAAGGGAAATGGATGCTCAGAGAGAGAATTTGGCTGTGTTTCAG ATAAGCTTCCTGAGCTGATCAACACAGTCAATGAAGCTCGTACTGAAGTAAAGGTGGGTCTACACTGCTCTGAGCGCATGCGCCACACCGCGGCACGTACGGGCATCATGGGTCTTGTCCTGTTAGTACTTGAGCTAGCCATCGCCGCTGTCCCATTGTTTGCTCTGGGAGCTGAACAGCCCTTTCCTAAAGCCTCTTTCTACCTGCTGGGGGCGCTGTGCTTTGCAGTCCTCCTCTCTACGCTGATGCTCTACATCTTCTACAGCATTGAGGTGAAGGCACTGCAAGGCACTGAGGACCAGATGAGACTGGCACTAAGTAGCCTTCACGAACAGATTAAGGAGTCTCCCAAAGTTCTTTCCTCGGACCATTTGCAAAATCCACTAGACAGCAAGGATTCTGTGCATTTGTAG